One segment of Nocardioides sp. QY071 DNA contains the following:
- a CDS encoding proline dehydrogenase family protein → MLDQALSHTLNRASRSARARRAVESFPVTRKVVDRFVPGESTADAVEATRRLVAAGRAVTIDVLGEDVLDLAGARAMRDAYRALLAALAEAGCAAGADVSLKLSAMGQALPGGTTIATDHAAEIADAAAALGCTVTLDMEDHTTVDSTLAIGGALRATYPFVGNVLQTNLRRTPGDIADLDGTGARIRLVKGAYREPETVALQRKAEVDHAYERAVDALMASDCYPMIATHDPAMLDRAVAAAVAAGRGADRWEAQMLYGVRPELEQRMVEEGMRMRVYIPFGTDWYGYFMRRLAERPANVAFFLRALAHR, encoded by the coding sequence ATGCTCGACCAGGCCCTGAGTCACACCCTGAACCGCGCCTCCCGCAGCGCCCGCGCCCGCCGCGCCGTCGAGTCCTTCCCCGTTACCCGCAAGGTCGTCGACCGGTTCGTGCCCGGCGAGTCCACCGCCGACGCGGTCGAGGCCACCCGTCGCCTGGTCGCCGCCGGCCGCGCGGTCACCATCGACGTGCTCGGCGAGGACGTCCTCGACCTGGCCGGCGCCCGCGCTATGCGCGACGCCTACCGCGCCCTCCTCGCCGCGCTGGCCGAGGCCGGCTGCGCCGCCGGCGCCGACGTGTCCCTCAAGCTCTCCGCGATGGGCCAGGCCCTGCCCGGCGGTACGACGATCGCCACCGACCACGCCGCCGAGATCGCCGACGCGGCCGCCGCCCTGGGCTGCACCGTCACCCTCGACATGGAGGACCACACGACCGTCGACTCGACGCTCGCGATCGGCGGCGCGCTGCGCGCGACGTACCCGTTCGTCGGGAACGTGCTGCAGACCAACCTGCGCCGTACCCCCGGCGACATCGCGGACCTCGACGGCACCGGCGCCCGGATCCGCCTGGTCAAGGGTGCCTATCGCGAGCCCGAGACGGTCGCGCTGCAGCGCAAGGCCGAGGTCGACCACGCCTACGAGCGGGCTGTCGACGCGCTGATGGCCTCCGACTGCTACCCGATGATCGCCACCCACGACCCGGCGATGCTCGACCGCGCGGTGGCTGCCGCGGTGGCCGCAGGTCGCGGCGCGGACCGCTGGGAGGCGCAGATGCTCTACGGCGTGCGCCCCGAGCTCGAGCAGCGGATGGTCGAGGAGGGCATGAGGATGCGCGTCTACATCCCGTTCGGCACCGACTGGTACGGGTACTTCATGCGCCGGCTCGCCGAGCGCCCCGCCAACGTCGCCTTCTTCCTGCGCGCCCTCGCGCACCGCTGA
- a CDS encoding PucR family transcriptional regulator, producing the protein MSSLDDLVEDMARLTDAPCTLEDPDFRLIGFSDHRGDDVIDSIRQRSILQRRSSEDVLVWFRGQGIEDSLGPLRTPADPDLGIVARLCVPARHLDRVHGYFWLIDPEGRIPESTWPEATRIAESAARLLNVAERRQAHRDALFRELVEGGRLAARESAVDLAHAGGLDLQEPVTCVLLERPELLDQVSSRPSRSGVVWVRSSPGVACAVVRASLVGETDGLTDLLAALGLGRRVDSLDRVTRAATGPTVAGIDALAAAHRGARVGLRVARTAEPGTVVRWESLGPLALLGVTRDDDLEGAVIDPRVRTFLAAAPPDVLDTVRVWLDEAGSAGRTATRLAVHRQTVYHRIGQVEQATGYDLGRGQDRLRLHLALELAPYLTA; encoded by the coding sequence GTGAGCTCGCTCGACGACCTCGTGGAGGACATGGCCCGGCTGACCGACGCGCCGTGCACCCTGGAGGACCCCGACTTCCGGCTGATCGGGTTCTCCGACCACCGCGGCGACGACGTCATCGACTCCATCCGGCAGCGCTCGATCCTGCAGCGCCGCTCGAGCGAGGACGTGCTGGTGTGGTTCCGCGGCCAGGGCATCGAGGACTCCCTCGGCCCGTTGCGTACGCCGGCCGACCCGGACCTCGGGATCGTGGCCCGACTCTGCGTCCCGGCGCGGCACCTCGACCGGGTGCACGGGTACTTCTGGCTGATCGACCCCGAGGGCCGGATCCCCGAGTCCACCTGGCCCGAGGCGACCCGGATCGCGGAGTCGGCGGCCCGGCTGCTCAACGTGGCCGAGCGCCGCCAGGCCCACCGCGACGCGCTCTTCCGCGAGCTCGTCGAGGGCGGTCGACTGGCGGCGCGCGAGTCGGCGGTCGACCTCGCGCACGCCGGCGGCCTCGACCTGCAGGAGCCGGTGACCTGCGTGCTGCTGGAGCGGCCCGAGCTGCTCGACCAGGTGTCGAGTCGGCCCTCGCGCTCCGGGGTGGTCTGGGTGCGCTCCAGCCCGGGCGTGGCCTGCGCCGTGGTCCGTGCGTCACTCGTCGGCGAGACCGACGGGCTCACCGACCTGCTCGCCGCGCTCGGCCTCGGTCGCCGCGTCGACAGCCTGGACCGGGTCACCCGGGCCGCCACCGGCCCGACCGTGGCGGGCATCGACGCCCTCGCCGCCGCCCACCGCGGCGCCCGGGTCGGCCTGCGCGTGGCCCGCACCGCCGAGCCGGGCACCGTCGTGCGTTGGGAGTCCCTCGGCCCGCTCGCCCTGCTCGGCGTGACCCGCGACGACGACCTCGAGGGCGCCGTCATCGACCCGCGGGTGCGGACCTTCCTCGCCGCCGCGCCCCCCGACGTCCTCGACACGGTGCGGGTCTGGCTCGACGAGGCCGGCAGCGCCGGGCGTACGGCGACCCGGCTCGCCGTGCACCGGCAGACCGTCTACCACCGGATCGGGCAGGTGGAGCAGGCGACGGGCTACGACCTCGGCCGCGGCCAGGACCGGCTGCGTCTGCACCTCGCCCTGGAGCTGGCGCCGTACCTCACTGCCTGA